In bacterium, the following are encoded in one genomic region:
- the raiA gene encoding ribosome-associated translation inhibitor RaiA yields MEIIVTGRHIEITAALKNYIEKKLSKIEKYFKDKSLIVNVTLFIERSCHQIEVSLLSSGQVVNGKVSSNDMYLSIDKVVLKLESQLKKQKEKQKINLPNKEAVLETFSSQGEATCRVIKTKKFATKPMPLDEAIIQLNLSKEVFFVFLNSKTNQVNVIYHRRDKNLGLIEPVFE; encoded by the coding sequence TTGGAAATAATTGTTACCGGTCGTCATATAGAAATAACAGCAGCTTTAAAAAACTACATAGAGAAAAAATTATCGAAGATTGAGAAATACTTTAAAGATAAGTCCTTAATTGTAAATGTAACACTTTTTATAGAAAGAAGTTGTCACCAAATAGAAGTATCATTGCTTTCCAGTGGGCAAGTAGTTAATGGTAAAGTTTCTTCTAATGATATGTATTTATCTATCGATAAAGTTGTCCTAAAATTAGAAAGCCAACTTAAAAAACAAAAGGAAAAACAAAAGATTAACCTGCCTAATAAAGAAGCTGTCTTAGAAACTTTTTCTTCTCAAGGAGAAGCTACCTGTAGAGTTATAAAAACTAAAAAATTTGCTACTAAACCTATGCCTTTAGATGAAGCCATTATCCAATTAAATCTTAGCAAAGAAGTCTTTTTTGTTTTTTTAAACTCAAAAACAAATCAAGTCAATGTTATTTATCATCGGCGAGATAAAAATTTAGGATTAATAGAGCCAGTTTTTGAGTAA
- a CDS encoding PTS sugar transporter subunit IIA, which produces MTLAEILNEDVIEVALKAKNKEEVLVEMVDLLKKGGKIKDKEEILRVVKSREELMSTAIGNGIAIPHGRSNCIDKVVAAFGKSEEGIEDFSSSDKKPVYLIFLLVVPEDNSGINVKVLARISRLLKHNYFRELLIKTKTSQEVLSLIKKEEAKHL; this is translated from the coding sequence ATGACTTTAGCTGAAATATTAAATGAAGATGTAATTGAAGTTGCCCTAAAAGCAAAAAATAAAGAAGAAGTCTTGGTAGAAATGGTAGATCTCTTAAAAAAGGGAGGAAAAATTAAAGATAAAGAGGAAATTTTAAGAGTAGTTAAAAGTAGAGAAGAGTTAATGAGTACTGCGATTGGTAATGGCATAGCCATACCTCACGGTCGGTCTAATTGTATAGATAAAGTTGTAGCTGCTTTTGGAAAATCAGAAGAAGGGATAGAAGATTTTAGTAGTTCAGATAAAAAACCTGTTTATTTAATCTTTCTCCTTGTGGTTCCTGAAGATAATTCTGGTATTAATGTAAAAGTTTTAGCTAGAATTTCAAGATTACTCAAACATAATTATTTTCGTGAATTATTAATAAAGACTAAAACATCCCAAGAAGTTTTATCCTTAATAAAAAAAGAAGAGGCCAAGCATTTATAA
- the hprK gene encoding HPr(Ser) kinase/phosphatase: protein MVGISIEEILNDSNSNLELELIAGEEGLKKKIVATDVNRPGLALTGYLKYFEYKRVQVFGKTEMSYIESFSLGKRKILFNKLFSYKILAIITWSQEIPNDLVKIAIKNKTIILRTSLPTNKFATRLAIYLEDKLAPSTSIHGGLLDVFGVGIMILGKSGAGKSECALELIERGHRLIADDIVDIKRTASNALIGYGAELIKHHMEIRGLGIINIKNLFGIGAIESSKKIDLVVNLEEWSATKEYDRLGLEEPTISILGIKIPQILLPIRPGRNIAVIIEVAAMNHRLKEMGYHSAEEFNKELLNWIQDSSQKTKT from the coding sequence ATGGTCGGAATATCTATTGAAGAAATTTTAAATGATTCTAATTCTAACTTAGAATTGGAACTTATAGCTGGTGAAGAAGGGCTAAAAAAGAAGATTGTAGCCACTGATGTCAATAGGCCTGGCTTAGCTTTAACCGGATACTTAAAGTACTTTGAATATAAAAGAGTTCAAGTATTTGGTAAGACAGAAATGTCTTATATTGAAAGCTTCTCTCTTGGAAAAAGGAAGATTTTATTTAATAAATTATTTTCATATAAGATTTTAGCTATTATTACTTGGAGCCAAGAAATTCCAAATGATTTAGTAAAGATAGCTATTAAAAATAAAACTATTATCTTAAGAACAAGTTTGCCCACGAATAAATTTGCTACTCGCTTGGCTATCTACTTAGAAGATAAGTTAGCTCCTTCTACCAGTATTCACGGTGGTCTTTTAGATGTGTTTGGAGTAGGAATAATGATTTTAGGAAAAAGTGGAGCTGGAAAGAGTGAATGTGCTTTAGAATTAATAGAAAGAGGACATCGCTTAATAGCTGATGACATTGTGGATATCAAACGAACAGCCAGCAATGCTTTAATTGGTTATGGGGCTGAGCTGATTAAACATCATATGGAGATAAGAGGCTTAGGAATTATAAACATTAAAAATTTATTTGGCATTGGAGCCATAGAATCTTCAAAAAAGATAGACTTAGTAGTTAATTTAGAAGAATGGAGCGCCACCAAAGAGTATGATCGTTTAGGCTTGGAAGAACCGACCATCTCTATCTTAGGCATAAAGATTCCTCAGATTCTTCTTCCTATTCGGCCAGGAAGAAACATTGCTGTAATTATTGAAGTAGCAGCGATGAATCATCGCTTGAAGGAGATGGGCTACCACTCCGCCGAAGAATTTAATAAAGAACTTTTAAACTGGATTCAAGATTCCTCTCAAAAGACAAAGACATGA
- the rapZ gene encoding RNase adapter RapZ translates to MKTKFIIITGLSGAGKSLVVKCLEDLNFFCVDNLPTALVPKFVELCGKPESKIDKIVLVIDIREGEFLENFFDVLNNFKTQNITYKVLFLDASNEVITRRFNETRRRHPLFLKTETLIESINKEREILQRIRESADIIIDTTNLTPNELHHTLKKAISPTTKETLIPMNISIVSFGYRFGIPNDADLVFDVRFLLNPHYIEELSHLTGDDLKVSDFILNHDLTKIFVKKFKKFIFFLIPQYIEEGKTYLTIAIGCTGGRHRSVVIANLLSQEISKKKYKVNLITYHRDIYKK, encoded by the coding sequence ATGAAGACAAAATTTATTATTATTACCGGTCTTTCTGGAGCTGGTAAGAGTTTAGTTGTTAAATGCCTTGAAGATTTAAATTTTTTTTGTGTAGATAACTTACCTACTGCTTTAGTCCCTAAGTTTGTAGAGTTATGTGGTAAACCTGAAAGTAAAATTGATAAAATAGTCTTAGTGATAGATATTAGAGAAGGAGAATTTTTAGAAAACTTTTTTGATGTTTTAAATAATTTTAAAACTCAAAATATTACTTACAAGGTTCTCTTTTTAGATGCTTCTAATGAAGTTATTACTAGACGATTTAATGAAACTCGAAGAAGACACCCTTTATTTTTAAAGACAGAAACTTTAATTGAGAGTATTAATAAAGAACGAGAAATACTTCAAAGGATAAGAGAAAGTGCCGATATTATCATTGATACGACTAATCTTACTCCCAACGAACTTCATCATACTCTGAAAAAGGCAATTAGTCCTACTACCAAAGAGACTCTTATTCCTATGAATATAAGCATTGTCTCTTTTGGTTATCGATTTGGAATACCTAATGATGCAGACTTAGTCTTTGATGTAAGGTTTTTACTCAATCCCCATTACATAGAAGAACTAAGTCATCTGACCGGAGATGATCTAAAGGTAAGTGATTTTATCTTAAATCATGATCTTACTAAGATCTTTGTTAAAAAATTTAAAAAGTTTATCTTTTTTTTAATTCCTCAATACATAGAAGAAGGTAAAACTTATCTTACTATAGCTATTGGCTGCACAGGTGGCAGGCATCGTTCAGTGGTGATAGCTAATTTACTTTCTCAAGAAATTTCCAAAAAGAAATATAAGGTAAATTTAATTACTTATCATCGGGATATTTATAAAAAATGA
- the pheA gene encoding prephenate dehydratase, producing MNDLTQLRKEIDRIDSQILELLNQRLNTATSIGQIKKENGIDIFSPDRENRIIKHLISQNKGLFSNKALSAIFSEIISASRNTAFLEKIAYLGPEATFTHLVAKNKFGSSSEYLSLDSIEEVFAKVEKREANYGVVPIENSNEGVITNTLDMFIDSDLKICAEIYQEISHCLLSQVKSIKEIKKVYSHSQAFAQTKNWLNSNLYWAEKIITSSTAKAAEIASQDNTCAAIASTIAANIYNLNILDKDIEDHLRNYTRFLVIGHTLCAPTDHDKTSTLFSIKDKPGTLHSSLKPFSKYNINLTKIESRPSKQEMWKYLFFVDLQGHVDDQKIKKALSELEKNCLIFKVLGSYPIGN from the coding sequence ATGAATGATCTTACTCAATTAAGAAAAGAAATTGACCGGATTGATAGTCAAATTTTGGAATTACTTAACCAAAGACTAAATACAGCTACCTCCATTGGTCAGATTAAAAAAGAAAACGGAATTGACATTTTTAGTCCAGATCGAGAAAATAGGATTATTAAACACCTTATTTCTCAAAATAAGGGTTTATTTTCTAATAAAGCTCTTTCTGCTATCTTTAGTGAAATAATTTCTGCTTCTCGAAATACTGCTTTTTTGGAAAAGATTGCTTACTTAGGCCCAGAAGCTACTTTTACTCATCTGGTAGCTAAGAATAAATTTGGCTCTTCTTCAGAATACCTAAGTTTAGATAGTATTGAAGAAGTTTTCGCCAAGGTAGAAAAAAGAGAAGCTAATTATGGAGTGGTGCCTATTGAAAACTCTAATGAAGGGGTAATAACTAATACTTTAGACATGTTTATAGACTCTGATTTAAAGATATGTGCTGAAATTTACCAAGAAATATCTCATTGCTTGCTTTCCCAAGTAAAATCTATCAAAGAGATTAAGAAAGTCTACTCTCATTCTCAAGCTTTTGCTCAAACTAAGAATTGGCTAAATAGTAACCTTTATTGGGCAGAAAAGATTATCACTTCCAGCACGGCTAAAGCAGCAGAAATTGCCAGCCAAGATAATACTTGCGCGGCCATAGCTAGCACTATTGCGGCTAATATTTACAACTTAAATATCTTAGATAAAGACATAGAAGATCATCTCAGAAATTATACTCGTTTTTTAGTCATTGGCCATACATTATGTGCCCCTACCGATCATGACAAAACCTCCACTCTCTTTTCCATAAAAGATAAGCCCGGAACTTTGCATAGTAGCTTAAAACCATTTTCTAAATATAATATCAATCTCACTAAGATAGAGTCTCGTCCTTCAAAACAAGAAATGTGGAAATATCTATTCTTTGTTGATTTGCAGGGACATGTCGATGATCAAAAAATTAAAAAAGCTCTTTCTGAATTAGAAAAAAATTGTCTGATCTTTAAAGTCTTAGGATCTTACCCAATAGGAAATTGA
- the aroF gene encoding 3-deoxy-7-phosphoheptulonate synthase translates to MIIVLKPGATQEQIDHIAERLSKVGLKHHVSKGSERTIIGVIGDDRILSAYPLEAVPGIEKVLPILKPYKLASRDFKPEKTTINIDNKVTIGGDTLVIIGGPCSVESEEQILSAAKAVKEAGAHILRGGAFKPRTSPYDFQGLGKEGLKYLASASQETGLPIITEVMDPREVDLVVQYASIIQIGARNMQNYSLLKEVGACKKPILLKRGLSATIKDLLMSAEYILSSGNPEVILCERGIRTFVEVTRNTLDISAVPVIKELSHLPIIVDPSHAGGNWKWVAPLSKASVAAGCDGLLIEVHPNPEEAYSDGEQSLTPTKFINLINELKPLVKLMGKII, encoded by the coding sequence TTGATTATTGTATTAAAACCTGGGGCTACTCAAGAGCAAATAGATCATATTGCCGAACGATTAAGTAAAGTAGGTTTAAAACATCATGTTTCTAAAGGATCAGAAAGAACCATTATTGGGGTAATAGGAGATGATCGAATTCTTTCTGCTTATCCTTTAGAAGCTGTTCCTGGCATAGAAAAGGTTTTGCCTATTTTAAAACCTTATAAATTAGCTAGTAGAGATTTTAAACCTGAAAAGACTACCATAAACATAGACAATAAAGTTACTATTGGAGGAGATACCTTAGTAATTATAGGTGGTCCTTGCTCTGTAGAAAGCGAAGAGCAAATTTTATCCGCCGCTAAAGCCGTAAAAGAAGCAGGAGCTCATATCTTAAGAGGAGGAGCTTTTAAGCCTCGTACTTCTCCTTATGACTTTCAGGGGTTAGGAAAAGAAGGCTTAAAATATTTAGCCTCGGCTTCCCAAGAAACAGGATTACCTATTATCACTGAAGTGATGGATCCTCGAGAAGTAGATTTAGTAGTCCAATATGCTTCCATTATCCAAATTGGAGCTCGTAATATGCAAAATTACTCTCTCTTAAAAGAAGTGGGTGCCTGCAAAAAACCTATTCTTCTTAAAAGAGGCCTGAGTGCTACGATTAAAGATTTATTAATGTCCGCTGAATATATTCTCTCTTCTGGGAATCCAGAAGTAATCTTATGCGAAAGAGGTATTCGTACTTTTGTTGAAGTAACTCGTAATACCTTGGACATCTCAGCTGTTCCCGTAATTAAAGAATTAAGCCATCTGCCTATTATTGTTGATCCGAGCCATGCAGGTGGTAATTGGAAATGGGTAGCCCCTTTGTCTAAAGCCAGCGTAGCTGCTGGATGTGACGGTTTGCTGATCGAAGTCCACCCTAATCCAGAAGAAGCATATTCAGATGGAGAACAATCTCTCACTCCCACAAAATTTATAAATCTTATCAATGAATTAAAGCCCTTAGTTAAGCTTATGGGAAAAATAATTTAG
- a CDS encoding prephenate dehydrogenase/arogenate dehydrogenase family protein codes for MIKQLTIIGLGLIGGSLGLALKAKNKNLKIIGVARNSNQIEKAVRLGVIDQGFIDPKKGVEDSDVVVIATPIRAIEKVVLEIIPFVKPSCVITDTGSTKNEITSSDSLFFCQSINFVGSHPIAGSHLFGIEAAKKDLFAHKPCIITPLPSTSEESLKQIKEIWELAGAKIYFLTPLEHDEIFALISHLPHILASALINITNDLQKKFPILPDIIAPSFRDMTRIAASNSYMWSDIVLSNDEMILKSITLLKDKISYWEKIIKEKENIQIKEEFSNSKKWKEENNALDNS; via the coding sequence ATGATCAAGCAATTAACCATCATTGGTTTAGGATTAATTGGAGGCTCTTTAGGACTGGCTTTAAAAGCTAAGAACAAAAATTTAAAGATTATTGGAGTAGCAAGAAATTCTAACCAGATCGAAAAGGCAGTTAGATTAGGTGTCATTGACCAAGGATTCATAGATCCTAAAAAAGGAGTAGAAGATTCAGATGTTGTGGTCATAGCTACTCCTATAAGGGCTATTGAAAAAGTTGTTTTAGAGATTATTCCTTTTGTAAAACCTTCTTGTGTCATTACTGACACCGGGAGTACTAAGAACGAGATTACAAGTTCTGATAGCCTTTTTTTTTGTCAAAGTATAAATTTTGTAGGAAGTCATCCTATTGCTGGATCTCACCTTTTTGGAATTGAAGCTGCAAAAAAAGACTTATTTGCTCATAAGCCCTGCATTATTACTCCTCTTCCTTCTACTTCTGAAGAGAGTCTAAAACAAATAAAAGAAATTTGGGAGTTAGCCGGAGCTAAAATATATTTTTTAACTCCCTTAGAACACGATGAAATTTTTGCTTTAATTAGCCATCTACCTCATATCTTAGCTTCTGCCTTGATTAATATTACCAATGATTTACAGAAAAAGTTTCCCATTCTTCCTGATATCATAGCCCCAAGCTTTAGAGATATGACCCGCATTGCAGCTAGTAATTCCTATATGTGGAGCGACATAGTTTTAAGTAATGACGAGATGATTTTAAAAAGCATAACTCTATTGAAAGATAAGATTTCTTACTGGGAAAAAATAATTAAAGAAAAAGAAAATATCCAGATAAAAGAAGAATTTTCAAATTCTAAAAAGTGGAAAGAAGAGAATAATGCTCTCGATAACAGTTAA
- the aroA gene encoding 3-phosphoshikimate 1-carboxyvinyltransferase, translated as MPSITVKLIKYLKGSIDIPGDKSITHRAMILSSLADGETLIKDFLKSEDCLNTLSALRLMGVEPIFQDKDLYISGVGLNGLREPKELINLGNSGTSMRLLLGFLSAQGFFTVLTGDDSLKSRPMKRVIEPLSLMGGKIYGRDDNNFAPLAVVGNPKLKGINYKAPLASAQVKSAVLLAGLYALGSTSYTEPIPSRDHSEKMLSYFGAEIKKEGLTTTIKKASYLRSPQVINIPRDISSASFFIVLATLISNSFLYIPNLGLNPNRTGILAVLSKMGASIEILNFHEECGEPVGDLKIIGSEKLKSVTLDYEIIPQIIDEIPIIALAACLAQGTTKITGASELRVKESDRIKTTVSELNKLGAKIKELEDGLLIEGVNFLVGNKVTSHGDHRIAMTLIIAGLVSRGETTVEDIECLNTSFPQFTKILFDLVQI; from the coding sequence ATGCCTTCTATCACAGTTAAACTTATTAAATATTTAAAAGGAAGTATAGATATTCCCGGAGATAAATCTATTACCCATCGAGCTATGATCTTAAGTTCTTTAGCCGATGGAGAAACCTTAATTAAAGATTTTTTAAAGAGCGAGGATTGTTTAAATACTTTATCTGCTTTAAGATTAATGGGCGTTGAGCCTATATTTCAAGATAAAGATCTTTATATTTCTGGAGTTGGGTTAAATGGGCTTAGGGAACCAAAGGAGTTAATAAATTTAGGAAATTCAGGAACGAGCATGAGACTTCTTTTGGGTTTTCTTTCAGCTCAAGGATTTTTTACGGTTCTGACTGGAGATGATTCGCTAAAGAGTAGACCAATGAAGAGAGTAATAGAGCCTCTTTCTTTAATGGGCGGTAAGATATACGGCCGAGATGACAATAATTTTGCTCCTTTAGCTGTGGTTGGTAATCCTAAGCTGAAAGGTATTAATTATAAAGCTCCTTTGGCCAGTGCTCAAGTAAAGTCGGCTGTTTTGTTAGCTGGTTTATATGCTCTTGGTAGCACTTCTTATACTGAACCAATTCCTTCCAGAGATCATTCTGAAAAAATGCTAAGTTATTTTGGGGCAGAGATAAAAAAAGAAGGACTTACTACCACTATTAAAAAAGCTTCTTATTTAAGATCTCCTCAGGTAATAAATATTCCCAGAGATATATCTTCGGCTTCTTTCTTCATCGTTTTAGCTACTTTAATTTCTAATTCTTTTCTTTATATTCCTAATTTAGGTTTAAATCCTAATAGAACTGGTATTTTAGCAGTATTAAGTAAGATGGGAGCATCTATAGAAATTTTAAATTTTCATGAAGAATGTGGAGAGCCAGTAGGAGATCTAAAGATTATAGGCAGTGAGAAATTAAAGAGTGTGACTTTGGATTATGAAATTATTCCCCAAATTATTGATGAAATTCCTATTATTGCCTTAGCTGCTTGCTTAGCCCAAGGAACTACTAAAATTACAGGAGCTTCTGAATTACGAGTAAAAGAATCTGATCGTATTAAGACCACCGTAAGTGAACTTAATAAATTAGGAGCCAAGATTAAAGAATTGGAAGATGGTCTGCTGATCGAAGGAGTAAACTTTCTTGTGGGCAACAAAGTAACTTCTCACGGAGATCATCGAATAGCTATGACCTTAATTATAGCTGGATTGGTTTCAAGGGGAGAGACAACAGTAGAAGACATAGAGTGTCTTAATACTTCTTTTCCTCAATTTACTAAAATCTTATTTGACTTAGTCCAAATTTAA
- the cmk gene encoding (d)CMP kinase: MVDSKTSFKQKNIIIAIDGPAASGKSTVAQIIAQKLNFLYIDSGAMYRALTWKVIQNNIDLDNLKNLEEFLKNTHLFLKKGSPLKVYIDGQDITDQIRDPVIDHCISKVAKNSAFRKAMVELQRSYHQDNHIAMDGRDIGTVVFPWADFKFYLEANLEIRAQRRYQELIAKGKKLSLEEVTKEMEHRDQEDLTRVIGPLRCAEDAIKVNTSDFSIDEVSSLVLNHILKKGINL, from the coding sequence ATGGTAGATTCTAAGACAAGCTTTAAACAAAAAAATATAATTATTGCTATTGATGGTCCTGCCGCTTCGGGTAAGAGTACTGTTGCTCAAATTATTGCTCAAAAGCTTAATTTTTTGTATATTGATTCTGGAGCAATGTATCGAGCCCTTACTTGGAAAGTTATTCAAAATAATATTGACTTAGATAATCTAAAGAACTTGGAAGAATTCTTAAAAAATACCCATCTTTTCTTAAAAAAAGGTTCTCCTCTTAAGGTATATATCGATGGACAAGACATTACTGATCAAATTAGAGATCCGGTCATTGACCATTGCATTTCCAAAGTAGCTAAAAATAGTGCCTTTAGAAAGGCTATGGTAGAGCTTCAAAGGTCTTATCATCAAGATAATCATATTGCCATGGACGGAAGAGATATTGGCACGGTAGTCTTTCCGTGGGCAGATTTTAAGTTTTACTTAGAAGCTAATTTGGAAATAAGAGCCCAACGAAGGTATCAGGAGCTTATAGCTAAAGGCAAAAAATTAAGTTTAGAAGAAGTAACCAAAGAGATGGAGCATCGAGATCAAGAAGACCTTACCAGGGTTATAGGCCCTTTAAGATGCGCAGAAGATGCTATTAAAGTTAATACTTCAGATTTTTCTATTGATGAAGTATCTTCTTTGGTCTTAAATCATATTCTTAAAAAAGGAATAAATCTTTGA
- a CDS encoding 1-acyl-sn-glycerol-3-phosphate acyltransferase: MNPFYKLTHLFLRVIFRFLFNLKITGSKNIPRKGGVLILSNHSSNLDPPIIAVSLFREVYFLAKAELFKFKLLKDIFSSLNAFPIKRNAVDRQALANCFQILKIQKVLLLFPEGTRSKDGKLQQGQVGAGMIIAKAKKEFGAIIIPAYIKDSFKMLPWGKYIIKPGQVQVRFGPSIEYSEEILSNLNKESYQKIINITMEKINNLGKIE; this comes from the coding sequence TTGAATCCTTTTTATAAACTTACCCATCTTTTCTTAAGAGTTATTTTTAGATTCTTGTTTAACTTAAAGATTACGGGAAGTAAGAATATTCCTAGAAAAGGAGGCGTTTTAATTTTATCTAATCATTCCAGTAATTTAGACCCTCCAATAATAGCAGTTAGTTTGTTTAGAGAAGTTTACTTCTTAGCTAAAGCAGAGCTTTTTAAGTTTAAATTATTAAAAGATATCTTCTCTTCTTTAAACGCCTTTCCTATCAAAAGAAACGCCGTGGATCGACAAGCTCTGGCTAATTGTTTCCAAATCTTAAAAATCCAAAAAGTTTTGCTTTTATTCCCAGAAGGGACGAGAAGTAAAGATGGGAAACTACAACAAGGTCAAGTAGGTGCTGGCATGATTATCGCCAAAGCTAAAAAAGAATTTGGCGCTATTATAATTCCTGCTTATATCAAGGATTCCTTTAAAATGTTACCTTGGGGTAAATACATAATTAAACCTGGTCAGGTTCAAGTAAGATTTGGTCCTTCCATCGAATATTCAGAAGAAATTTTATCTAACTTAAATAAAGAAAGCTACCAGAAGATTATTAACATAACTATGGAAAAGATTAATAATTTAGGAAAGATAGAGTAA
- a CDS encoding 4-hydroxy-3-methylbut-2-enyl diphosphate reductase, whose product MEIIVAENAGFCYGVKRAINLASHSVYRANRTFTLGPIIHNPQVVKKLTESGIKTIDDLDQIDRGTIIFRSHGVSPKIYQKAKEKGLEIIDATCPNVSKVQKIALHLKKKGYTIIIIGEKEHPEVTSILELVANNVFCLNSSKEVSKLFLNTDKLGVVAQTTQTLENFKKIVYRLISHFKELRVFNTICKSALSMQKSSLQLAKKVGVMIVIGGYNSANTRRLTDICKKVNHQTYHIEESRQLKSDWIKDQRIIGVTAGASTPSWIIEDVVKKLKSIDNENR is encoded by the coding sequence ATGGAGATCATTGTTGCTGAAAATGCTGGGTTTTGTTACGGGGTAAAGAGAGCGATAAATTTAGCTTCTCATTCTGTTTATAGGGCTAACCGTACCTTTACCTTGGGACCCATTATTCATAATCCTCAAGTAGTAAAAAAGTTAACCGAGTCAGGAATAAAGACGATTGACGATCTAGATCAAATTGACAGGGGAACCATTATCTTTAGATCTCATGGAGTTTCTCCTAAGATATACCAAAAAGCAAAAGAAAAAGGATTGGAGATTATTGATGCTACTTGTCCTAATGTCTCAAAGGTTCAAAAAATTGCCCTTCATCTTAAAAAGAAAGGTTATACTATAATCATCATTGGGGAAAAAGAACATCCTGAAGTAACAAGCATTTTAGAATTAGTAGCTAATAATGTCTTTTGTCTAAACTCTTCAAAAGAAGTTTCTAAGCTTTTTTTAAACACAGACAAGTTAGGAGTAGTGGCTCAAACTACTCAAACTTTAGAAAATTTTAAAAAGATAGTTTACCGGTTAATTTCTCATTTTAAAGAACTAAGAGTCTTTAACACTATTTGTAAATCGGCTTTATCTATGCAAAAATCTTCTCTTCAGTTAGCTAAAAAAGTAGGAGTAATGATTGTCATAGGAGGTTATAATAGCGCTAACACTAGAAGATTAACAGATATATGTAAAAAGGTAAATCACCAGACTTACCATATCGAAGAATCACGTCAGTTAAAGAGTGATTGGATTAAAGATCAAAGAATTATTGGAGTTACTGCTGGCGCTTCTACTCCTTCTTGGATAATTGAAGATGTAGTTAAGAAATTAAAGAGTATAGATAATGAGAACAGATAA
- a CDS encoding Trm112 family protein, with the protein MSPELLEILACPVCKSNIVYNEEEQTLTCVSCRRKYPIREGIPVMLEEEAMIKEE; encoded by the coding sequence ATTAGTCCAGAATTACTTGAAATTTTAGCTTGTCCAGTATGTAAAAGCAATATCGTTTATAATGAAGAAGAACAAACTCTTACTTGTGTTTCTTGCCGTAGGAAGTATCCTATTAGAGAGGGGATTCCCGTGATGTTAGAAGAAGAAGCGATGATTAAAGAGGAGTAA
- the rpmG gene encoding 50S ribosomal protein L33: MPRDIVILACNECKNRNYSTTKNKKKKTTKIELKKYCKFCRGHVIHKETK, from the coding sequence ATGCCAAGAGATATAGTAATCTTAGCATGTAATGAGTGTAAGAATAGAAATTATTCTACTACTAAAAATAAGAAGAAAAAGACTACTAAGATTGAATTAAAAAAATATTGTAAATTTTGTCGAGGGCATGTTATTCATAAAGAAACTAAATAA
- the secE gene encoding preprotein translocase subunit SecE, producing MKEVWLETIPPTGKVSWPDRKLTINSTLIVIISVIIVSIYIGVIDLILTKLMGLIVFPS from the coding sequence TTGAAAGAAGTATGGTTAGAAACTATACCTCCTACAGGAAAAGTTTCTTGGCCAGATAGAAAATTAACTATAAATTCTACGCTAATAGTTATTATTTCTGTAATAATTGTAAGTATTTATATTGGTGTGATTGATTTAATCTTAACTAAACTAATGGGTTTAATTGTATTTCCTTCTTAA
- the nusG gene encoding transcription termination/antitermination protein NusG, protein MESNLGWYVIQAYSGHENRVKSNIEQRLRSMNMEDKVKQILIPTEEVTEVRRGKKVLSTKKFFPGYILIEVGMTEEVWQVIKNVPGVFGFVGIKNGQPLPIEENEVEAILENVSGRSKKAKIKAQFEEGESLRVTDGPFVNFFGTVAELSVNKERVKLMINVLGRSTPVELQFHQVEKI, encoded by the coding sequence ATGGAAAGTAATTTAGGTTGGTATGTTATTCAGGCTTACTCAGGTCACGAAAACAGAGTAAAATCTAACATTGAACAGAGACTGAGAAGCATGAATATGGAAGATAAGGTAAAACAGATCTTAATTCCTACAGAAGAAGTAACAGAAGTAAGACGAGGAAAGAAGGTGCTTTCCACTAAAAAGTTTTTTCCAGGCTATATCTTAATTGAAGTAGGTATGACTGAGGAAGTTTGGCAAGTTATTAAGAATGTTCCTGGAGTGTTTGGATTTGTGGGTATTAAAAATGGACAACCTTTGCCTATTGAGGAAAATGAAGTAGAAGCTATTTTAGAAAATGTTTCTGGAAGAAGTAAGAAGGCTAAGATAAAAGCTCAATTCGAAGAAGGAGAAAGTTTAAGAGTAACTGATGGACCATTTGTTAATTTCTTTGGGACTGTAGCAGAGTTAAGTGTAAATAAAGAGAGAGTAAAATTAATGATTAATGTATTAGGTCGAAGCACTCCAGTAGAGTTGCAGTTTCATCAAGTAGAAAAAATATAA